GTGAAAGTGACGATGATGTTGCGGGGTCGCGAAAACGCCCATCCCGAATATGGCAATAAATTGATGCAGAAAATTATCGAAGACCTGCAAAACTGCAGTCGTCCCGAAGTGATGCCAAAGCTGATGGGGCGCAGTATCACGATGATGGTCTCGCCAGTTCGCGGCGTGAAAAAGACGGATGGGCCAAAGCCCAAAGAAGAGGACGAAGCGTAGAAATTTTGGAAGGAAACGGCATATGCCACGTTGGAAATCAGCCAAGACAAAGAAAGCCGCCGCCAAGCGATTCAAGATCACGGCGACCGGCAAAGTGATGCGCTACGGTGCAGGCAAGAGGCATTTGAACGCGCACAAGTCTTCAAAGCACAAGCGCCGCCTTGGCCAGACCAAAGCGGTTAGCGAAACCCACAAGCACCATATCACCGATGTGATGCCGTTCAGCCATCGCGGTTAATGATACCGTCCTGAAATCGATAATTTGAAAATCCCAGGAGTTCACCATGCCAAGAGCCACTAATGCCCCAGCCAGCCAGCGCCGCCGCAAGCGGATGATCAAGGCCGCCGCCGGTTATCGCGGCTGGCGCAGCAAGAAGTTCCGTTATGCGAAGAACGCCGTCTGGCACGGCCTGACTTATAGTTTCGCCCACCGCAAGGACAAGAAAGCGGATTACCGCTCGGTCTGGACCGTGCGCATCAACGCCGCCTGTCGCGCACAGGGCATCAACTATAGCCGGTTCATCGCCGCGCTCAAGAAGGCCAACATTGCGCTCGACCGCAAGATCCTGGCCGAGCTCGCGACAAACGATCCCAAGGCGTTTGACGCCGTGCTCGCGGCGACGAAATAGATACGCGCGTTTGGCAGAGTAGGGACGCGATTACAGTTTGACCAGTTCGCGCTTTCGCAAGGTGAATCGGCAAATCCTGTCGTAACCGCACGAACGTGCCAGGCCAATGGCCTTGCCGTAATCCGCACCCACGTCTTGCGGGATGTGCGCGTCGCTACCCATTGTGATCGGGACGTTCAGACGGCGGGCGATTCTCAGGAACGGTTCGCTTGGATAAATTTCCCGGCACGGTTTGCGCAGGCCGGCGGTGCTGACTTCAATCGCCATATCCGATTCCGCGGCGGCGCGCAACGCTTCCTCATAGACTGCCGTGAAGTCGCTCTTGGGGCGGAAGTTGAACTTCTTCGGTAGATCGGGGTGGGAGAGAGAATCGAACAACCGGCTTCGCGCCGCCTTTTTCCAGAGTTCGAAATACTCCCGCCAGCGCGCTTCCACGTCTTCTGTTTCCCAGTCCTTGGCGCTACGGTCGACGGGAAACTCACCGAGGTAATGGACACTCCCGAGGAAGAAATCCCACGGGTACATCGCCGCCAACTCCCGCACCCAGTCCTCACAACCCGGTAAGAAG
This is a stretch of genomic DNA from Verrucomicrobiia bacterium. It encodes these proteins:
- the rpmI gene encoding 50S ribosomal protein L35 — encoded protein: MPRWKSAKTKKAAAKRFKITATGKVMRYGAGKRHLNAHKSSKHKRRLGQTKAVSETHKHHITDVMPFSHRG
- the rplT gene encoding 50S ribosomal protein L20, with product MPRATNAPASQRRRKRMIKAAAGYRGWRSKKFRYAKNAVWHGLTYSFAHRKDKKADYRSVWTVRINAACRAQGINYSRFIAALKKANIALDRKILAELATNDPKAFDAVLAATK
- a CDS encoding histidinol-phosphatase HisJ family protein; its protein translation is MLIDYHMHTELTDGTGRPADYARVAVERGLDEIGCSDHAPLADRETDWTMKKSDLEIYVKWVREAQAKFPQLPIKLGLEVDFLPGCEDWVRELAAMYPWDFFLGSVHYLGEFPVDRSAKDWETEDVEARWREYFELWKKAARSRLFDSLSHPDLPKKFNFRPKSDFTAVYEEALRAAAESDMAIEVSTAGLRKPCREIYPSEPFLRIARRLNVPITMGSDAHIPQDVGADYGKAIGLARSCGYDRICRFTLRKRELVKL